A section of the Rhipicephalus sanguineus isolate Rsan-2018 chromosome 11, BIME_Rsan_1.4, whole genome shotgun sequence genome encodes:
- the LOC119375632 gene encoding transmembrane protein 223, which produces MSGRLIILCQGLGRFTPNFLRVRTAAPSPACGCARYPLRLTRRANSSSGQPSAKLPFEVDTNVAKHTEIYRYDNFRVFAALRMFTVSQAFLWAYMGQVCYSITDPQETPPPDVDTSGRLGGLFQFLRERLTTQPYRYGLVAFCTAMGTLVAVGSSMFVLRNVRSLLLLKGGQQVAVQTYAPFRELRTFQVPLEHISCGQSRLQKSSYITLKIKGHWMHYVLDQRGIFPRPELFDNTVGVARKLK; this is translated from the exons ATGAGCGGGCGACTCATAATTTTGTGCCAGGGGCTGGGGCGCTTCACGCCGAACTTTCTGCGCGTGCGGACAGCAGCACCTTCGCCGGCCTGCGGCTGCGCCAGGTACCCGTTACGGCTGACGCGCCGTGCGAACAGTTCGTCCGGGCAACCGTCGGCGAAGCTGCCTTTCGAAGTGGACACGAACGTCGCCAAACACACGGAGATCTACCGATACGACAACTTCAGAGTGTTCGCGGCACTGCGGATGTTCACGGTTTCGCAGGCGTTCCTCTGGGCCTACATGGGTCAGGTCTGTTACTCGATCACCGATCCCCAGGAGACCCCTCCACCGGACGTGGACACCAGCGGGAGGCTCGGCGGATTGTTCCAGTTCCTGCGCGAGCGCTTGACCACTCAGCCGTACCGTTACGGCCTGGTCGCCTTCTGCACTGCAATGG GCACGTTGGTGGCTGTAGGCAGCAGCATGTTCGTCCTGCGCAACGTGCGTTCCCTCCTGTTGCTCAAAGGCGGCCAGCAAGTCGCAGTGCAGACGTACGCACCTTTCCGGGAGCTGCGAACCTTTCAGGTTCCGTTGGAGCACATCAGCTGCGGTCAGTCGCGACTCCAGAAGTCCAGCTACATAACGCTCAAGATAAAAGGTCACTGGATGCACTACGTGCTCGACCAGCGGGGCATCTTCCCACGTCCCGAGCTGTTCGACAACACCGTGGGCGTGGCACGGAAGTTGAAGTGA